The window GATCACCATGCTGTTGCCGCTGGTCGGTAATCTGCAGGGTTTCTACATCCCGCTGCTGAACATGATTTACGTGCTGGATGACACCAGCTGGCACATGGCGGCCATCGCGTCGCTGGCGGCCAACGTCTTGATGTTCACGCTGATCTCGCTATTCACCAACGCCAGCCCGGAAGAGGCTTCCGCAGCCGAAGCCTGCGCAGTGGATAACGTCCGTCGCCCGCAACGCCGGGAACTGCACGCCGCTTCGCCGCAGGAATTCGCCACGCAGTTGGCCAAACCGCTGGGCGCCAAGGCTGCGCAGAAAGAAGTCGAGCAGGCGCTGCGCGACCTTTATCTGCCGTTCGACGAACGTCGCCCCTATGCCTTGCGCCGTCTGCGCGATCGTATCGAAGCTAACCTTTCCGGCCTGATGGGCCCGAGTGTGGCGCAGGACATGGTCGAAACCTTCCTGCCGTACAAGGCCGGCGGTGAAAACTACGTCACCGAAGACATTCACTTCATCGAAAGCCGCCTCGAGGATTACCACTCGCGCCTGACAGGTCTGGCCGCCGAACTCGATGCCCTGCGCCGCTACCACCGCCAGACCTTGCAGGAATTGCCGATGGGCGTCTGCTCGCTGGCCAAGGATCAAGAGATCCTGATGTGGAACAAGGCTATGGAAGAGCTGACCGGCATCGCCGCGCAACGGGTGGTCGGCTCGCGCCTGAGCACCATCGGCAATCCGTGGAAAGAATTGCTGCAAGGTTTCATCAATCTGCCTGACGAACACTTGCACAAACAGCACCTGGCCCTCGACGGACAGACTCGCTGGCTGAACCTGCACAAAGCAGCGATTGATGAACCGTTGGCGCCGGGCAACAGCGGTCTGGTACTGCTGGTGGAAGATTTGACCGAAACGCAGATGCTCGAAGACAAACTGGTGCATTCCGAGCGGCTGGCCAGCATCGGTCGTCTCGCGGCCGGCGTCGCCCACGAAATCGGCAACCCGATCACCGGCATCGCCTGTCTGGCGCAGAACCTGCGCGAAGAACGCGAAGACGACGGCGAGTTGACCGAGATCAGCGGACAGATTCTTGAACAGACCAAACGCGTGTCACGCATCGTTCAGTCACTGATGAGTTTTGCCCATGCCGGCAGCCATCAGCACAGCGACGAGCCCGTTTGTCTGGCGGAAGTGGCGCAGGACGCCATCGGTCTGCTGGCCTTGAACCGGCGCAATTTCGAAGTGCAGTTCTACAATCTGTGCGACCCGGATCACTGGGTCGAAGGCGACCCGCAGCGGCTCGCACAGGTTTTGATCAATCTGCTCTCCAACGCCCGCGACGCCTCGCCGCCGCACAGTGCGGTACGGGTCAAGAGCGAAGCCGGCGAACACACGGTCGATCTGATCGTCGAGGACGAAGGCAGCGGTATTCCGAAGAACATCATGGATAGATTGTTCGAACCTTTCTTCACCACCAAGGATCCTGGCGAAGGCACCGGTCTGGGCCTTGCACTGGTCTATTCCATCGTTGAAGAGCATTATGGACAAATCACCATCGACAGCCCGGCTGATGTACAAAGCCAACGCGGCACCCGTATCCGGGTGACCTTACCGCGTCATGTCGAAGCGACGTCCGCTGTGAACTGAGACCGTCGAGAGTATCGAATCAATGCCGCACATTTTGATCGTCGAAGACGAAACAATTATCCGCTCCGCCTTGCGCCGCCTGCTGGAACGCAATCAGTACCAGGTCAGCGAAGCCGGTTCAGTGCAGGAAGCACAAGAACGCTTCACCATTCCTACGTTCGATCTGATCGTCAGCGATCTGCGCTTGCCGGGCGCCCCGGGCACCGAGCTGATCAAGCTCGGCCAAGGGACGCCGGTGCTGATCATGACCAGCTACGCCAGCCTGCGTTCGGCGGTCGACTCGATGAAGATGGGCGCGGTGGACTACATCGCCAAGCCTTTCGACCATGACGAAATGCTTCAGGCCGTCGCGCGGATCCTGCGTGATCGCCAATCGGCACCGGCTGCCGGCGAAGTGGTTGCCAGCAAACCGACCAATGGCAGCGGCAAATCCGCCGTTGACAACAGTAACGGCGAAATCGGCATCATCGGCTCCTGCCCGCCGATGCAGGATCTGTACAGCAAGATCCGCAAGGTCGCGCCAACCGATTCCAATGTATTGATTCAGGGTGAGTCCGGCACCGGTAAAGAACTGGTGGCCCGCGCCCTGCACAACCTGTCGAAGCGCGCCAAGGCACCGATGATCTCGGTGAACTGCGCGGCCATTCCGGAAAGCCTGATCGAGTCCGAACTGTTCGGTCACGAGAAAGGTGCGTTCACCGGCGCTAGCGCCGGTCGAGCCGGTCTGGTCGAAGCGGCGGACGGTGGCACGCTGTTCCTCGATGAAATCGGCGAACTGCCGCTGGAGGCCCAGGCCCGTCTGCTGCGCGTATTGCAGGAAGGCGAAATTCGCCGCGTCGGTTCGGTGCAGTCGCAGAAGGTTGATGTACGCCTGATCGCGGCGACTCACCGGGATCTGAAGAGTCTGGCGAAAATCGGCCAGTTCCGTGAAGACCTTTATTACCGTCTGCACGTGATTGCGCTGAAATTGCCGGCCCTGCGCGAGCGCGGCGCCGACGTCAACGAGATCGCCAATGCCTTCCTTGCTCGTCAGAGCGCACGCATCAACCGTACCGACCTGAAGTTTGCTGCCGATGCCGAACAGGCGATTCGGCACTATTCCTGGCCGGGTAACGTGCGTGAGCTGGAAAACGCGGTCGAGCGCGCGGTGATCCTGAGCGAAAGCCCGGAAATCTCCGCCGACCTGCTGGGCATCGACATCGAGCTGAGCGATCTGGAAGATGACGAGTTCATCGGTCTGCCGCCGCAAACCGCCGGCAATGCCAGCAACAGCAGCCACGAGCCGACCGAAGACCTGTCGCTGGAAGACTACTTCCAGCACTTCGTCCTCGAACATCAGGACCACATGACCGAGACCGAACTGGCGCGCAAACTGGGCGTCAGCCGCAAATGCCTGTGGGAACGCCGTCAGCGTCTGGGCATTCCACGGCGCAAGACCGGGGTCGCCAGCGAAAGCTGAACGTTACCTGTCGAGTGTGCGGGTAACGCTTGAAGATGTGAAAAAACTGTTACCTCAGTCTTGTCACGTAACAAAAGCCGGGGTTATCGGTAACGTAACCCCGGCTTTTTTTCGCCCCTCGAAAACGGTTATATCGACCTAACCCCTTGTTTTATTGGGTTTCGCAAAAGTTGGCACGGCACCTGCTATATGTTTAGTACAAGAACAATAACAAGCAATGCACAAGACAATAAAAATAAGACGAATCGACTCACGCACAATAAAAACAAGACGGCGAGAGGCGCAGCTAACTGATTCTTTTGGAGAGGCGTTGTATTTGGGGCTTGCCCCACGACCAGGCCGAGAACAACAAAAACTGTCCTAAGACAGAGCCTGTACTGGTTGGATCGAGAGATCACTGCAATTCAGCGACCAAAGCAATCCGTTTGCTCTTGGCTCCCGATTGGGAGGGTCATGAAGCGAAAGCCTCATGACGAGGGCACTCAACAAAAACAAGAAGCCCGAATCAATAATAAAAAGAGCACGCAACTACTTCTTGGGGAGCTTCGGCTCCCCTTGTAGTTTCTCCTCCGCAGCAAAATCCCCCATTTTTATCGCGCGCGATGCCTGTAGCCTGCGGCTTGCAGCTCAAATCGGCCGTGTCCTACACCATCCCCCGACTAAATGCTAGAATCTGCGCCCATCATGCGGTCATTCTTTGGTATGGCCGAACATTCCTTCAAACAGTGCATCCCATGCTGAAGAAGCTGTTCCAGTCATTCCGAACTCCCGTGCGTCGTACGCAACACATCCGCAGCACCCCTGAAGTGCTCAACAGCGGCCAACATTCGCTGCAGAAAACGCAATTCAGCCGCTACGCGGTGAATATCGTCGAACGCCTGCAAGGTGCCGGTTACCAGGCTTATCTGGTCGGCGGTTGCGTGCGTGACATGCTCCTGGGCATCACGCCCAAAGATTTCGACGTCGCCACCAGCGCCACCCCCGAGCAGGTCCGTGCCGAATTCCGCAATGCGCGGATCATCGGTCGCCGCTTCAAACTGGTGCACATCCATTTCGGTCGCGAAATCATCGAAGTCGCGACCTTCCGCGCCAATCACCCAGTCAACGAAGACGACGAAGACAGCAACCAGTCTTCGCGTAACGAGAGCGGGCGGATTCTGCGCGACAACGTTTACGGCACCCTGGAAGAAGACGCGCAACGCCGCGACTTCACCATCAACGCCTTGTATTACGATCCGGTCAGCGAGCGCATTCTCGACTACGCCAACGGCGTGCACGACATCCGCAATCATTTGATCCGCCTGATCGGCGATCCCAAGCAACGCTATCAGGAAGACCCGGTACGCATGCTGCGGGCCGTGCGTTTCGCTGCCAAGCTCAACTTCGGCATCGAAAAACACACCGTGCAGCCAATTCGCGAACTGGCGCCGATGCTGCGCGAGATCCCGTCAGCACGCCTGTTCGAAGAAGTGCTGAAACTGTTCCTCTCCGGACACGGCGCAATCACTTTCGAGATGCTGGTCGATCTGCAACTTTTCGCCCCGTTGTTCCCGGCCAGTGCCGACGCACTGGAACACAACCCGGAGTACACCCACACGCTGATCAGCGAAGCGCTGACCAACACCGACCTGCGCATCAAGCAGAACAAACCGGTGACCCCGGCGTTCCTGTTTGCCGCCTTGCTGTGGCCTGCCCTGCCGGCCCGGGTGTTGCGTCTGCAAGAACGTGGCATGCCCCCTATTCCTGCCATGCAGGAAGCGGCGCACGAGCTGATCGCCGAACAGTGCCAGCGCATCGCGATTCCAAAACGCTTCACCATGCCGATCCGCGAAATCTGGGACATGCAGGAACGCCTGCCACGCCGCAGCGGCAAACGCGCCGACCTGTTGCTGGACAATCCGCGTTTCCGCGCCGGTTACGACTTCCTGCTGTTGCGTGAAAGCGCCGGCGAGCAGACCGATGGTCTGGGCGAATGGTGGACGGATTATCAGGACGGCAACGACAGCGAACGCCGCGACATGATCCGCGACCTCAGCGGCAAGGGTGATGATGCCAGTGGCGCGCCACGCAAGCGTCGACGCAGCAGCGGTTCCAAGCGCAAACGCGCCGGTGCACCGAGCGCTACGGGCGAGTAAGGCATGGAACGCATCTACATCGGCATGGGCAGCAACCTCGCTGACCCGGCCGAACAATTGCGCAGCGCGCTCGACGCGCTGGAGCAATTGCCGCAGACCACCCTTGCCGGCGTTTCCGCCTTTTATCAAAGCGACTCGTTGCTGCCGGGCCAGCCGCGTTATACCAACGCCGTTGCAGCGCTCGACAGCGATCTTGCGCCGCTGGATCTGCTCGATGCCTTGCAAGCCATCGAGAATGATCAAGGCCGCGAGCGCCTGGAGCGCTGGGGCCCGCGCACACTGGATCTGGACATTCTGCTGTTCGGTGATCGATTGATCGATGAGCCGCGACTGAAAGTCCCGCACTATCAGATTCAGGAACGCGCCTTCGTGCTCTATCCCCTTGCCGAACTGGCGCCGCAAGATCTGCGTCTTGCCGATGACCGGACCCTCACCGATCTGCTGGCAGCCTGCCCGTTCGTCGGCCTCGAACGCCTCCCCCACCCCTGACACCCATTTCCCTTGGGTGCAGGATTTTGTCGGACAAAAAGCCTTGAATCAGGCCAGCCGCGCCGCTGAATCGCATCAGTAACGCCGGTAACACTCCCTGCGTAACAATGCGGTAACACACGCAATTGACTTCCTGTTGGCTCATCACGACTATAGGCGTCCCGCTGCCGCCAACCCGGCACATACGGGCGCAATCCAGGCCTTATAAGCACGACAAAAGAGCGTGCGCCTGAATAGATGACGAATCACGCGCGTTACTCGCAGTAGTTTCCAAAGCGCCTGAACGAGGATTTTTTACATGCCAGCCATCACCCTGACCACGCTCCAGAGCCTCAAGCAGAAAGGTGAAAAGATCACCATGCTGACCTGCTATGACGCGACCTTCGCCCACGCCTGCAACGAGGCCGGTGTCGAAGTGCTGCTGGTGGGCGACTCCCTCGGCATGGTCCTGCAAGGTCACGACAGTACTTTGCCGGTGACCACCGCAGAAACGGCCTACCACGTCGCCTGCGTCAAACGTGGCAACAGCGACGCCCTGATCCTCGCCGATCTGCCGTTCATGGCCAATGCCACCCTTGAACAAACCATGACCAACAGCGCCATGCTGATGCAGGCCGGCGCGCACATGATCAAGGTTGAAGGCGCGTTGTGGCTGGCCGAGTCGATCCGTCTGCTCGCCGAACGCGGTATCCCGGTCTGCGCGCACATGGGCCTGACCCCGCAAGCAGTGAACATTCTCGGTGGCTATAAAGTGCAGGGCCGCAACGAAAATCAGGCGCGGCAGATGCGTGCTGACGCGATTTCGCTGGAGCAGGCTGGCGCGGCAATGCTGCTGCTCGAATGCGTGCCGAGTGAACTGGCCGCTGAAATCAGTCAGGCCGTGAAAATCCCGGTCATCGGTATCGGCGCCGGCAACGCCACCGACGGTCAAGTCCTGGTACTGCACGACATGCTCGGCC of the Pseudomonas sp. Seg1 genome contains:
- a CDS encoding sensor histidine kinase, with product MPMSFSLTQMILISAAYLAVLFGVAWISERGMIPRAIIRHPLTYTLSLGVYASAWAFYGTVGLAYQYGYGFLSSYLGVSGAFLLAPVLLYPILKITRTYQLSSLADLFAFRFRSTWAGALTTIFMLIGVLPLLALQIQAVADSIGILTGEPIQSRVALAFCALIILFTIFFGSRHIATREKHEGLVFAIAFESVIKLIALGGVGLYALYGVFDGPQQLELWLLQNQTALAALHTPLQEGPWRTLLLVFFASAIVMPHMYHMTFTENLNPRSLVSASWGLPLFLLLMSLAVPLILWAGLKLGATTDPEYFTLGIGIAANSKPLALLAYVGGLSAASGLIIVTTLALSGMALNHLVLPLYQPPAEGNIYRWLKWTRRALIVAIIMAGFCFYLMLGAGQDLANLGIVAFVATLQFLPGVLSVLYWPTANRRGFIAGLLAGILVWVITMLLPLVGNLQGFYIPLLNMIYVLDDTSWHMAAIASLAANVLMFTLISLFTNASPEEASAAEACAVDNVRRPQRRELHAASPQEFATQLAKPLGAKAAQKEVEQALRDLYLPFDERRPYALRRLRDRIEANLSGLMGPSVAQDMVETFLPYKAGGENYVTEDIHFIESRLEDYHSRLTGLAAELDALRRYHRQTLQELPMGVCSLAKDQEILMWNKAMEELTGIAAQRVVGSRLSTIGNPWKELLQGFINLPDEHLHKQHLALDGQTRWLNLHKAAIDEPLAPGNSGLVLLVEDLTETQMLEDKLVHSERLASIGRLAAGVAHEIGNPITGIACLAQNLREEREDDGELTEISGQILEQTKRVSRIVQSLMSFAHAGSHQHSDEPVCLAEVAQDAIGLLALNRRNFEVQFYNLCDPDHWVEGDPQRLAQVLINLLSNARDASPPHSAVRVKSEAGEHTVDLIVEDEGSGIPKNIMDRLFEPFFTTKDPGEGTGLGLALVYSIVEEHYGQITIDSPADVQSQRGTRIRVTLPRHVEATSAVN
- a CDS encoding sigma-54 dependent transcriptional regulator, which translates into the protein MPHILIVEDETIIRSALRRLLERNQYQVSEAGSVQEAQERFTIPTFDLIVSDLRLPGAPGTELIKLGQGTPVLIMTSYASLRSAVDSMKMGAVDYIAKPFDHDEMLQAVARILRDRQSAPAAGEVVASKPTNGSGKSAVDNSNGEIGIIGSCPPMQDLYSKIRKVAPTDSNVLIQGESGTGKELVARALHNLSKRAKAPMISVNCAAIPESLIESELFGHEKGAFTGASAGRAGLVEAADGGTLFLDEIGELPLEAQARLLRVLQEGEIRRVGSVQSQKVDVRLIAATHRDLKSLAKIGQFREDLYYRLHVIALKLPALRERGADVNEIANAFLARQSARINRTDLKFAADAEQAIRHYSWPGNVRELENAVERAVILSESPEISADLLGIDIELSDLEDDEFIGLPPQTAGNASNSSHEPTEDLSLEDYFQHFVLEHQDHMTETELARKLGVSRKCLWERRQRLGIPRRKTGVASES
- a CDS encoding polynucleotide adenylyltransferase PcnB, whose translation is MLKKLFQSFRTPVRRTQHIRSTPEVLNSGQHSLQKTQFSRYAVNIVERLQGAGYQAYLVGGCVRDMLLGITPKDFDVATSATPEQVRAEFRNARIIGRRFKLVHIHFGREIIEVATFRANHPVNEDDEDSNQSSRNESGRILRDNVYGTLEEDAQRRDFTINALYYDPVSERILDYANGVHDIRNHLIRLIGDPKQRYQEDPVRMLRAVRFAAKLNFGIEKHTVQPIRELAPMLREIPSARLFEEVLKLFLSGHGAITFEMLVDLQLFAPLFPASADALEHNPEYTHTLISEALTNTDLRIKQNKPVTPAFLFAALLWPALPARVLRLQERGMPPIPAMQEAAHELIAEQCQRIAIPKRFTMPIREIWDMQERLPRRSGKRADLLLDNPRFRAGYDFLLLRESAGEQTDGLGEWWTDYQDGNDSERRDMIRDLSGKGDDASGAPRKRRRSSGSKRKRAGAPSATGE
- the folK gene encoding 2-amino-4-hydroxy-6-hydroxymethyldihydropteridine diphosphokinase — protein: MERIYIGMGSNLADPAEQLRSALDALEQLPQTTLAGVSAFYQSDSLLPGQPRYTNAVAALDSDLAPLDLLDALQAIENDQGRERLERWGPRTLDLDILLFGDRLIDEPRLKVPHYQIQERAFVLYPLAELAPQDLRLADDRTLTDLLAACPFVGLERLPHP
- the panB gene encoding 3-methyl-2-oxobutanoate hydroxymethyltransferase, which codes for MPAITLTTLQSLKQKGEKITMLTCYDATFAHACNEAGVEVLLVGDSLGMVLQGHDSTLPVTTAETAYHVACVKRGNSDALILADLPFMANATLEQTMTNSAMLMQAGAHMIKVEGALWLAESIRLLAERGIPVCAHMGLTPQAVNILGGYKVQGRNENQARQMRADAISLEQAGAAMLLLECVPSELAAEISQAVKIPVIGIGAGNATDGQVLVLHDMLGLSITGRVPKFVKNFMNGQDSIQSALKAYVSEVKATTFPGIEHGFSA